GGGTTTAACTTGGCAGCCGACatttctaacaaaaaaaaacgcacacttACAGTATTGTATATCgggtttatagatatacatacatacatacatacatacatataaacacacacacacatacatacacacacacacacacacacacacacacacacacacacacacacagatatatatatatatatatatatacatatatatatacacattagcctTTGGCCAAAGAAGAACATCGAGCCCTTGGCTAAAAAGCCTCAAGTTGACTGTGTCTTTATACTAGGGTCGCTGAGCCATGATCCTTCCCCTGGGGAGttgttgtttaggtaatcattgttggcggttctcaacccactaccatatctacgatagactcacccccTACCATATCTATGTTTGacttactcaatctctctctctctctctctctctctatatatatatatatacatatatgtatacatacatccatacatacatacatatatataatatgtattatataataatcaGCTCTCACAGCATGTCGCTGCTATATTCAGAAAACCTTGATCAGCCTTTATCTTCTCAAGACCATGCACTTAATTGAGACAAACTTCATGGAACTTCAGATTTGCACGCAGTATTGCCCTGACTGTACCAGTACTGATGATAACATTTTCAGATAACATCCGCCAAGTATATCGACAGTCTTGCATCATTAACTTTAGCGCTTCGTCGATGTTTTCCTCCGTGCGCGCACATTTAGGAGCTCCAGATCTGTGGTCATCCTCAACTAAAGTTTTTTCTTCAGAAAGCTGTTTAAACTACCTGTGGATATTTGCTTTGCTTATCAATTTCTCTCCATAAGCCTAGTTCAAGGTTCGATACTTGTATTCTCCGTGTGGTGCcagcctccgggttagtacaatggtaacgtgtcggcctctcatccgaggggtcgacgGATCACGACCCGCCCAGGTGCGAGAAGTTTTCAACTGTCGTCTGGAGGTCACCGttatggctgggcaccacggtgggaGTCAGCACCAGCTAGCACACTATCAAATCGGctttagtcgacacaggccgggctcccctcatgggcatagctcgggcgaggttcagcttcgtaTATCGGACTTGCCTTACCTTCGTGTGGCGCAGATAATGTAGAGTGTCAAGGGATATTTTTCAGTGTGAATTCTTGACTTGCATTTTATTACATATTCAGCTATGCAAAGGTTATCAAATGTGAAGAACCATGAGATAGAAGGAAGACTATAATAAACACATGCATAAGTAATAATCACAGTAAACACGAAATTCAAGACACAAAAAGCTTGTGTGGGTCTGTGTTTACACTTGAGTCACCATAACGCAACAGACCGTTCCGTTCGGGCGTATACTTTCGAGTACACAAAAGTATTCCGTAATCAACAGACCGGTAAACATAATGAGTGCTGcaactgtgtaaatatatatatatatatatatatgtatatatatgtatgtatgtatatatatacatatatatatacatatatatatatatatacattctatataaacacatacatacatgtacatacacacacacgatatatatatatatatatatatatatatatatgaatatatatgtgtgtgtgtgtgtgtgtgtgtgtgtgtgtgtgtgtgtgtgtgtgtgtgtgtgcatatacatacacatatacatatatatacataccccatatacatatatatacatatacatacacatatacatacatatacatatacatacacatatacatatatacatatgcatacacatatacatatatatacacatatatatatacacatatatatatatatatatacatatatatatatatatacacatgtgtacatgtatataaatatatagatatatatagatagatagatatatatatagatatatgtaagtctgtgcgtatgtgtatgtgggcgCGCGCGAGTGGAATTTCTCTCCCCTTGTCGTGTCCCGAAATGAGAGTTACCTATTACGTTTAATAGAGTACTATTGCCTTCACCAATAGGTCACGTGCGTCTTACACACTGTAGTATACAATAAAGCTGACGCGGTTTATTACGTTACTGCCCCCGCATTCTACCCCAAAAACTTCGATTTCATTGTATAAGAAGGATCCAAAAAGTCAGCAAGACTAAAgttcttcctctatctgtctctggctctgtttctctctcctttcctatccaagtctctctcttactttctctctctctgtggccttTACCGATGCCCTCgcagtgtgtgcgcgcgcatctGTTTTACCTATTAATATGTTTCTACaatgcacatgcatgcattttttttaatgtattcctCCGTGCGTCCATTCATGTCCGTGTATTACTGCATGTGCACATTTATAACcttcatgtacatgtttatagTGTTGTGATACAAGTACGCACTGATATCAGTAACAAAATTCGTATAGCCGTGGTGTAAATGTGTTATAGCACTTGTATTTTGAAAGCCGGGTAGCCCAAACTGCCCAATGGCCTCGCACACAGTTTGAAGCAAGGTACTTATATACACCTTGGTTTGAGGTACAGTCTCTCGTGGCCAGTTTGGAGTTTCCCGAATAGAAAGGGCAGGTTCCTCTTCCTATCTTGCCGAAGGGTCACTTTCCGTGGGAGGTgacggtacatacatatatattcatgatatcttTGTCtgtgtacctatacacacatgtatatatataaatatatatatatatatatatatatatatatacatatacatatatgtctgtatgtacacacacacacacacacacatatatatatatatatatatatttatatatgtgtgtgtgtttatgtgtgtatgtatatatatgtatatatacatacatacacacacatatatatatatatatatatgtatatttatatatgtgtgtatttatatatatatatacacacaaacacacacacacacacacacacatatatatatatatatatatatatatatatatatatgtatatgtgtacatgtatatatgaatatatgtataaatgtatatgtatgtgtgtatgatatatatatatatatatatatatatatatgtataaatgtatatgtatgtgtgtatgatatatatatattatatatatatatgtatatatatgtatatatatacatatatatatgtatatatatacatatatatataaatatgtatatatatatgtatatatatgtatatatatgtatatatttatgtgtgtatatatatatatatatatatatatgtgtgtgtgtgtgtgtgtgtacgtattatatttatttgtatattctatattttatattatattctgtTCTATACTACacattacataatatatgtatacttgtcaCATAGAAGTATTCTCCAGACTTAAATCATCTGCGCTGAGGCGAAGCAGCCAGAGCGTAAGAGCGATCACTTGACCTGAAGTGTGTTTACTGAATAGTCCTTAAGTGCGGCCTGGCGATAGCGGGGCGGGGGGAACTCCCTTATCGGTGGGCGTGTCCTGAGAAAGGGGCGGACTGTGATAATAggaccaagtgtgtgtgtgtgtgaaagagggagagagatagtgaaagaaagggagagattaaaagagaggggCTGTCACTTGAGCTCGTAAAGTTTTGGGAGTCATTTTTGGtaacgaaaatatatatttctcatattttcctAACTTTATTGTGTAAAGCTTTACATTTATATCACAAGGATTACATGGTATATTAACATAAGATTACAATAGCTTGCGATAATGAAAGAACTAAACATTTCAATTCTATCACAATAAAAAtgtacaagaaataaaaaaaaatgttcctttaAAACAAAGAACCTTTTCAGAACTGTAAAGTCTATACagcaaattatttattattaatacagAATTATAAAAGGTTACACTTCTGCTCTGTCGACTAGGAAGGAGGCAGCCTTAGGCCGTCTTACAGCTCGGTGTTTGATAGAGCCTAAGTGATTACACATTCTATGCTGCAGTTTGGAACCCACCTGGCCATGCTTGGGCCACACTCTTGGGTCGGGATGGATGGGGCCACACGGCCTCTTTCTTTTTACAAGGCCAATTGGGGAACGTAGAACCTTACATATGTTTAAACTATCTCGCATTTAAGTAAAATGTAGGTTGAACGTTTGTTGTTACGTTAACTGTTGGTGTGTGACTGCGGCCCATCTGCACTGTGGGCGTGGGTTGGCGGCGCATACAACGAAACGGGAAGAGTTAACACTAGCAGCTCGGGGGCCAACGGAGGTTTGATTACTCTCAGCTTTACTTATAAACTTCTGGACTACATCAACCTGGTCTGGTTTACGAGATCCACAGAGACGACCGAGAAGGGAAAATCATAAATATTCTTAAGTgactaacaaaataacaataatataacgaaTGAGAAATATTCTGATTAAAAAGCTGATATTCTAATGAGCACGAAGTCACGCTTCGACCCAAGCTGACAACCGTCGTCATGTTATGGCTCCAACAAAAAACAACGGACAGCTTGGTTTTCCGAAGTCAGTGTTCCTCTGTACGAATTCTCTCTTAAATAGTCATCTTGTTCTCAAACTCGAAAGTCGTCAAGGCCTTTCTGAAACACGGCTTCCCAGCGGAATGGTTCCCAACACCACCATCCGCGCCGGAGCTCGAACCTGGTTAACTTGGCACTCAGGGATGGAAGTCCTTTTCTTGGGTTCTCGGTCCCTAGATTCCCACTGCTGATGGTTGGCTGATGCCACCAAACTGCCCCACGCCAGCACGTCGCCAACCGCCAGTAACGAGAGGGCGAGAAGTACTATCAGATAGCACCAGAGGCGGACTGCAAACGGATCAACTGCCGCCGCTGCCACCATCAGAGAAAGCAGCAGTTCCGACTGCTGGACAGACAGCAGACCGCTGCAGGAGGACGCGAGATAATCTTCGGTCACAGCCACAGACAGCGCCACAGTAGATCACTGCCAGAGGGCGCCGTCACAGCTGGAAGGGAGACACGATCACTGCTTGTGAGAGTCTTCCTCGCAGATCACTGGTGAGCGACGGCCTTCTTCTTCCGTCTGCGGCCGATATGCAGCACCACCTTGCCCTGCTTGATCTCCTTGAAGGCCAGGATGGCCTCCTTGTGGGAGCTGCCGTGCAGGGGCTTGCCGTTGATTGCCAGGATTTCGTCACCTGAGGGAAAGAAACGTGTTAATAACAAACACGGAAGGTGGAATAAAAATATCATCACCCAAAGTTAAATCATGCATCTGTTGCGTAATTCTCATGGTAGACTCCACGTATATTCCAAAGTGCAGGTCCCGCCTATCGACGAGCGCCGAGACTCACCTTCCTGCAGAGCGCCCGAGGAGGCGGCCTGTCCTTGGGGGAACACCGTTTTGACGAAGATGCCCATGGAGCCGCGCGGGGAGTCCGTGCCCCCGACGATGCTGAAGCCGAGCGAGCGGTGCCCCGGGCCCTTCTCGAACACCACCGTCCGGATCTGGAAGGTGACTTCCCTCTTCTGGCGAGGCAACGTGCAGAAGCTGGGCTGGCCGTCCGTCTGGAGGAGAAAACTCTTGGTTAATACAAGGACCTCACACAAGCGCACACGTAACAGCACCTGCCACCTGTGCCGCGCACAACCATTACAATCAATTACAACCAAACCCGCGCAAGTCCACACTAACTTAACAGGGCACTGCACCAGAGATGACATGGGCGTGAACCGAGTAGCGCAACACAGCCGTGATCCCCAGGAGCGCTCAATTCCGGAAGGCGCGGGCGCGGAGCAGCATTGCTGCCGCGCCACGTCCCGGCCGCCCCGCCCTTCAAGCGAGATAGTATAATAACGAGACCGGATAATAGGGATTCTCGCGCGAGCCGTTCACACTAACGGGGTCGCCGCGTGTCTCGAGTCGCCGCGAGATCAACAACTTCCCGTGACCTCCGCCGCGTCGGGAGTCAACATCCAGGATCACCATGACCAGATACGATGCTCATCGGGCGGCCCTCCTCCGCCTTAAACGCCTCCCTCTTAAGCACGATATTCCTTTGTCTCGGCGATTATGGCCGAGAGCGGATGTCGTAAtagcttacacccccccccccccccccgcgtgctCTCGTGCCCCCAGGTTCCCCTACCTTTTATTATGGCGACCAGCCTAACTTGAGGCAGGAGTGCTACACCGGTTTCTCTTTAcattctctgcccccccccccccccccccccgcccccgtcaCCACAAACAATAGCGAAGGTGGCAGTAAGTACGGGAAAGGAGACAATTCCCGGACACAACATTTTTCACAATTAACGTCCCTTCTGCTTTGTGCGAGGCCACCGCCGCCGTCGTCTCGACTGGCGCAGTGAAACTGCCGTCCGCTCCAGTTTCTCTCCACTGAGTGTAATCTCACCAAATTGCCGTCATTGCCATTGTTGAAAACACATAATGGTCTCGAGCGGAAGAGCAGCTTACGACTCTCAACGAAGGCGCCTTAATATGCAAAGAATCCAGAAATGGCAGCGCGGAGGCGAGCGGACCTGCGACACGCATCCCACGGGCACCAGGGAAGGGGACTGCTCTTGCTGCACTCCTTTCGCATCGCCAAAAGCGGCCACAAGCAAAGCGAGGGAGCAGCTCGTGTGTCACACAGAGACGTCACATAGACGGGGACGCCCCAGCGAACCTGGAGGCGCCGCCCCTCGTGCCCTCTGACCTGCGTGTGGAGGGCACCGCGGTGGGCGGGGGTCACGTCCGACCCGCGCCCAGTAATGGTGGATTTCCTTTAAgggattctttcttctttcaaaaTCATCTCAACCAACAATATTAAGGTCAATGTCAAACCAACATTTCCACCGAGCAAATTCCATCTACAACCATTAATCGCCAGTTTTATTTGCAAAGAAAAAGCGGTCTGCTTCTCGACAGGGAATGACTCAAGCTTTCGACGTGCGCTGCTGGGTGCTTGCTCAGGCGACGCTGCTCCGAGAAAACACTAATATCTAACATCGGCGGCTATACAGGAGAGAATATTATCGAAAATACGCAACGGAAAcaataaggaaaggaaatgacGAGGAAACAATACAAGAGAATAGTGACAGAACATATtccagaagggaaagaagagagacttGGTTTAGCGAAACGAGCTCCTCCCCAAGTCGACGCTccatccccttacccccaccttgGCCCCAAGGACCGCTTCCACCCATGTCCAAAGGGCTTGACCGGCGCCCCCGCCAGGCCTGCCGCGGCGACTCCGTGTCTTCCTCATGATGGGGCGGGAGAGGCACTCGCTCGGGCGTGTCTGGCAGCCGCGGCGGGAGTGCGTGTGGGGAGAGAGAACCAACTTCCTGGCCTCAACCTCGACCTCTGCGGCGGAGGTCGCGGGGGTCGCTTCCGTCCAATCAAATCAACAAGcaaaagaggtggagagaaaattACACCGCAACGCCCGCTTTTTGTGGCCGCCCATTACACTGCGCTAAGATCCATCCCGCTCTCAGTGCGCGCGGATGACTTCATACACGCGATTCATAATTCAACGGCGGCCGGAGTTTTACAATCGCTCTTCTGTAAAGGGATGTAAAGAGTCTCCGTGGCGAATCACACGCGCGCCCTGACACTTATTGCCGTGATCTCCTTATAACTGACAAAGTTCTATTCCTCCACATAAAAAAATGTGCATGTGAAACCTCACGCCGATGTGACCTGCCACAGTAAAATATTCCAGTTCAGTTCCAGCCTCATGACCCGCGCCTGGGAAAAAGGGTGTTGTTCCAGTAACCTGATTACGTGGCGGCATTTTTCCCGCATAATGAACCCCGGAGAAGTCTCGTGACCTGTAGCAGCTGATAGCGGCGGGTCCGCGGTCGTTCAACGAGCAACGTAAATCCCGCCTCTTACTGGAATTAGGTTCCGTCacatccttatccctctctcgccAATCGTCTGGctaccttttccattttttttccctctccatttctttcctcattactttcttctctcccttccttcctctttttctttccttgcttctcccctccctccaccctcctcctccctccctcccctcccttccttcgtctttatctttccttccttcttcccttccttcctccccctcttcactctttccttcctctctccctccctccccttcctttcttcctctcccacttcgtAGAATGGTTCCCAATTACGCAATGACACAAAGTGACACTATTAACGAAAGTTCCCGAAGGTGAGCGTAATGCCTCCGGAAACGTTGTGTCACCGGATGTCACATAATAAACAGGTAGGCCTACATTTCCCTTCTCGGCCTTTCGGGGGGGGGCAACTGCCGACATTGGGGGGGGTCGTCTTCTTTtcgctccccccccacctccccgtttcccttcctccaatatccttctcttcctattccccttcttttatttccacctctccttccctttcttcccgtctcttttcccccccttcctcccctatcgtCTCCCCTTCATTCATTTCcatcccatcctccttttcccatctttcaatcccttctcttctcccttttttcttaacCATCtcacctcttttcccttctctcacttccttcgcCTCCCCACCCTCGCTTCACCACAGTCCCCGAGGCCCAGAATCGTGCTCTCGGCGCTCGCGTTCGCTTCCTCACTTCGAGTCGAGGAAATGTTTGTGAAACGTTTGTGAACTTACACCGAGCGCCCCTCGCTCGCAGAAACTTCCGGTGAAAACAAACGCGTACGAGAATGTGTGTCACGGCGTTGTTTCATTCGTGCGTTATATTCTTAAGAAGCGCATGTGACACCTGATGCGGTCGCCATCGCCAACATACCTGTTACCGCAACACGTCATTCTGAATGCAATCaatgtactcccccccccccccccccccccccctcgaagagTTACACCCAACCCCACAAAACAATGACAACCATTTTCTTCTGACGCCATCCCCGGGGAAATTTATCAACGGACCAAAATACTCACACTGGAAGGTATCGCTGAGGGCGGGGCGAACGTCAAGCCGTTTTCCCATTCCGCCTGACTCGCCGCGGGCaccgaggaggaagagcagaaacaaggagaagaagagcagaagcaaggagaggaacaggaggaggagaaaggagtggagcaggagaaaggcgaggaggagaaagagcagggagaggagaaaagagaggaagaggaagagaaactgcTCCAGGGCGTAGGCTGGCGGAGGCCACACACGGCGAGCTCCTCCTCCTCGGGAACGGCGGGCAGCCTCTGGGGCATCAGCATGGCGGGGCACAACATTGATGGCGACTCGAGAATCGAAGCGATCGGGTAGATTGCTATGGACGCCTAAGCGGCTGGAGGATAATAGACTGCGCGGGAAGGCTTATTTCTGCTTTTATACCTTGGCCAGGATACGGCCTCGGTGCCATATCCTGTGACGTCAACTTTCCGCCGGATTCTTGTCCTGCCTCAGTTATGACGCAAAGAGAGAACGTGCCATTCGATTTGCCATCTATTATGTTGGTACATTGAAATGAACATATCCATCTAGAATGTTTTAGATGGTCAGTGAATGCCTGATCCATATGACTGTAAAGATTGTTGGCGACTTCTAAGGGAATTATAACGATTTCGTAGAATGAAAAATCCCCTGATCACAGAATCTGTATAAAAGGGTCTGCTGTTGTTCACTGGTAAATGTCTTGAACATATACTCAACATGTATATTTTGGGAAACAACGACAAACTTCCCAACCGTATGAATAATAAGTTTTAGAAGAACAACAGCAGATCCCTTTATCGTATAAACAACATTTGTATAAACAGCGGTAACTCCCCTGATCATACCAACAAAACATTCCCCTTTTAAAGCGGTAAAGTCCCTCTATAGCATTTTCCCTcaattatatccccccccccccttatcttgtTCCTAAGCTCTGCAGGATGTTTGGCGAAGAGCTATGACGTTCTAGTCCATCCCGCGAGCACCAAAATAACTACCACACATCCGACTCGCGCTACTCACTCGCATccgtagcgttttttttttttttttttttttttttttaagctacggCATTGTGTTTTCCTTCCTGCAAGTTGACAGCATGCATTAACTCTTCCTCATGAACGGCAAAGACCACGACGTGCAACTTACTTTGTCTGCGTCCTCGTCCTCGTGGCTGGAGGTAGACTTGTTGTGGTCGCTGGTGGGCGTGAGGGGCGCTTTGGGCGGGCTGTCCGTCGAGGTGAGTCGCTGGAGCTTGAGTCTGTCCTCGGCGTCGGAGGGGGACGTGGCGATGCTCCGCAGGCCGGCCCTTCCGAGCGTCAGGGAGGTCGGGGTGGGCGGGGATCGGCGTCCTTGGTGCTTGTGGCGGTCCAGGGTGGTTGTGCGGTGGGCGGGGGAGTGGGCGGGAGAGTggttgggcgtgtgggcgggcgtgtgggcgggaggTCGCAGGTCCAACGGGGGCGGCTCTTCCCAGATGCATGAGTCCACACACGATGAGATCCTCGCCCGCCCCCCCACCCTGGTGGCCACGCCGCCCCCCCGCTGCGCCTGCGACTGAGGCTGCGGCAGCTGCGGCTTCTGCGGCGGCGTCGGCTTCTGGTAGCGGCGGGCGGCGGTCGTGGGCGGGGACGTCGGGTGCAGGTCGCGCGTGTCCATCTTTATGACGTGGTCGGCGACGATCCTGGGCTGGTGGAGACCCGGCTGAGCAGGATCCCGGCGGGGCTGCGCGGGGCTGTGGGGCTGCGTCTGCGAGGCGTAGGGCGAGGAGAGCGGCGTCGAGCAGCTGTGAGAGAACTCCCCCGAGGGCGAGGGGTccctgggcgggggagggggcacgACGTCCGCAGGGTGGGGCGCGGGCGCGGCGTCGTCGTGTCTGTCGCTGGCGGGGAAGGTGTCGCTGCAGGTCTCGCTGAAGGCCTCGTCATGGCATGAGGAGCCGCCCGCGCTCGAcgccgacgacgacgaggaaggcGGCGAGAAGGCCTCGTCGTTGTCGCTCACCGTCACGCCCGAGTCCTGCTCGTCGTCGCGCTCGCCGCACCTTCGCGCCCACTCCAGCACCGCCCGCGAGTCCACCCACTGGCGGTTGGGCGCCGCCCACTCGTCGTCAGCGTCGCAGAGCGACATGGCGCGGGTCTGCCGTGACCGCCCTCGGCCAAGGCGAGACCTGATGGCGTGCAGCGGGCCAttgctgctgctggtgctgctgctggAGGTGTTGTGGGTATGGTCACGGTGCCGCATCATGTGCACGCGGTCGCCGCCGCCCACGAGGCCCTCGTGGTCGGGCGTGGGCGTGACCACGTGGCGGGCGGGCGAGCCGATGTTGCGCCATCGAGACACTAGCGACGACCACTGGCTCTCCACGCGGCGACGGAACCTTGGCGACCCTGGGGGAGAGAAAACGTTAGGATGAGACAATGCAGGCGATTGTTTGTGTGGCCTAAGATATTGctgttgtttatgtatatgacctaagctattgctgttgtttatgtatatgaccTAAGCTATAGTTGTTTATATGACTTAGACAATTTCAGTTGTTCTTTTCGGGTGACCTAACCTaagctattgtatttttttttttttttttttttttactgtgattatttgtttatgtggCCGCAGGCACTGCTGTTGCTTGTTAGTTACACACGCCACTGTTATTCTTTGTCTAATATCACAGTTCCTAATCTAAATTACAAATCAAGCCTAAGGCAGACAGACACCCCGGAAGGGAACACCGCAACAGACGAGTAACTGCGGCCCTTGGGCACTGACCCGCCTCCGAGGTCGTTGGGCATCGGAAGCAAGGGGAGTGTCAACAGCGATTCTTAAGCAGGGCGCGCGGGTGCGTGGGGCGCCGGAAGGGTTCGGCCTGAAATCTCTTAATAGCCGTTGTTGATAAGATCATGGGTGGCGGGTTTGTCAAGCTCGTCTTTAAATCAATTTAAGCGCCAGAACTTCTGCACTTATCTTATGTTTAAGCTGGGTATATTAGAGAGTTTTGCTACGCCCCCACAATGGGCGCGTAAGTTGATTTGGCTTCCCTAACATGTAATGACGAAGGGGAGTGGTGGAGGcggggtggtgaggggggaggggggctaatgGAGAGGAGGCTTCCGTCTGTTCGAGTTTTTTTAGGGCAATGAGGTGAGGTCTTCCTGGGCCTTGTGGTCGTACCTGCCTGGCGATTAGTTGTGCCATAACAGTGTTGGCCTTAATAAGCTATTGTTGTCATTGATGTATTCAGGCCATGTGCTAAGGCTGATTCAGTATTCTGGCTATCGCAACGCGGTCGCAAAAGTGGCGGTGACTCACGTGTATCCAAAGTCCGGGGtcgcccctacccctcctcctctcccccgggGGAAGGAAGCGACACTCCCTCGCTCACTATTTCCTGAAGctaaagtggggggagggggagggggtgggaactTCGGCGTTTGTGTTAAGTCGCTTCTATTCTGCTCAACTCTGTCTTTTTTCCCCTATCTTCAACGAAAATCCTGCCCTTTCCGGTGCCCCTCCAATCTCTTCCCCTCCATACCCACAAGAACTAATTGGCAAAATTCCCCCATAATCCCCAACTTAGCAAcacgactcccccctcccccctcccctctctgtctcctaagTGGGACTCCAGCTTTgtgctcttcctttccttcacaaGTTCCGCCCGCTCATTAGTatcctgttccctccctccctcctttatcacgcTCTTCTTCCCACGTCCCTTATCACCGCGTTTTACAGCTTCCTGTTCGTCCAGCTACATCATTTTATAGCGTTTTGTCCTTGTTTACAAACAAACTTGACTGACACACCACGTATGTTCCGTGGGCGGGCGAGTTAACCCAACAATGCGTGTATGGGCGGGGTAATGAAGTTCCTGGGAAATGCGTCCGCACGCCCGCAGACGAGGATCAAGTTTTCGGTTCGCTACccgcacttcccccccccccttcccccgccccgcATCTTGCCAGGCTCGCAGACACGCCAGATACTGCACGATAATCTCTATCGCATTAGCTACTGTTGCATCCCCTGTTGCAAGAAGCGATGCGAGTGGAGAGGTAGAGGTACATCGATGCACGGAAGTGCACGCGCATCAGCGGGGAGAAAGCGCAGAGcgcaaggaaaggaggggaaa
The genomic region above belongs to Penaeus chinensis breed Huanghai No. 1 chromosome 20, ASM1920278v2, whole genome shotgun sequence and contains:
- the LOC125035927 gene encoding serine/arginine repetitive matrix protein 1-like, which encodes MKRLRKSNLGENPEPESTSFWQLLRCCECNSVRSDVVTLSNYRNVEFIIIFAFRVGVGRARAREISGKCVFSFCVTPAHQVRLEDLCEWTVVNIGGSGEGVLCRFILLSTSSVSSPRLWPGVMGLFRRSSSSEAPPTLLRLSPLRQSVGAGTSHAHTHYYRTHAAVVTESPVLRRLHHRRASSVDPAPREKGSPRFRRRVESQWSSLVSRWRNIGSPARHVVTPTPDHEGLVGGGDRVHMMRHRDHTHNTSSSSTSSSNGPLHAIRSRLGRGRSRQTRAMSLCDADDEWAAPNRQWVDSRAVLEWARRCGERDDEQDSGVTVSDNDEAFSPPSSSSSASSAGGSSCHDEAFSETCSDTFPASDRHDDAAPAPHPADVVPPPPPRDPSPSGEFSHSCSTPLSSPYASQTQPHSPAQPRRDPAQPGLHQPRIVADHVIKMDTRDLHPTSPPTTAARRYQKPTPPQKPQLPQPQSQAQRGGGVATRVGGRARISSCVDSCIWEEPPPLDLRPPAHTPAHTPNHSPAHSPAHRTTTLDRHKHQGRRSPPTPTSLTLGRAGLRSIATSPSDAEDRLKLQRLTSTDSPPKAPLTPTSDHNKSTSSHEDEDADKTDGQPSFCTLPRQKREVTFQIRTVVFEKGPGHRSLGFSIVGGTDSPRGSMGIFVKTVFPQGQAASSGALQEGDEILAINGKPLHGSSHKEAILAFKEIKQGKVVLHIGRRRKKKAVAHQ